The Mycolicibacterium parafortuitum nucleotide sequence GTCGTGCTGCAGGGTCTGCACCGGCTGTGGCCGCCGCTGATCGACTTCACCCACCGGGCGGTCGCCGACATCGGGCACCCGGTGCAGGCCAACGCCTACATCACCCCACCGGACAACCGCGGGTTCGACTTCCACTACGACGTCCACGACGTGTTCGTGCTCCAGGTTTCGGGCACCAAGCGCTGGGTCGTGCACGAACCGGTGCACCTGCACCCGCTGCCGGACCAACCGTGGACGCTGTTCCGGGAGCAGATCGCGCAGCGGGTCACCACCGAACCTGTCATCGACACCGTGCTGACCAAGGGCGATGCGCTGTATCTGCCCCGCGGCTGGATTCATGCGGCGCAGGCGATGGACACCACCTCCATCCACCTGACCATCGGGGTGTCCGCGACCACCGGGATCGACGTCGCGCGCGCGGTGCTCGACGAACTCGCCCGCACCGACGAGTTCCGCGTGCCGCTGCCGCTGGGCATCGACCCGGCCTCCGACGACCACACCGCGGCGCTCGCGGCCAAGGTGATCGCAGCGCTGGTCACCCACCTACGCGACGATGCGGCCACACTCAGCGCATCGGCCGCCGAGCGGCTCAAGAAGCGGCACGCGGACCGGACCCGTCCCGAGGAGATCCGTCCGCTGGCGACACTGCGGGCGACCGAGCAGGCGGCGACCGTCCGCGTCCGGCTGCGCCGCGGACTGGATACGACGGTGCGCCACGACGCCGACGGACGGGTGTCGGTCGCGGTGTCCGGCAAGACCGTCACGTTCCCCGCGCCGTGCGCGGCGGCGCTCGACGACGTTCTCACCGGCCGAGTCCTCGGCGCCGACGACGTCGCCGGTCTCGACAGCGCCGACGGTGCGGTGCTGATCCGGCGGTTGCTGCGCGAGGGCATCGTCGTTCCCGTGGTGCCTGTGGTGCCTGCCACGTGACCGCAGCCAAACGCGCGCCGTGCAGCGACCAGTCGCTGGCGCGCGATGAACCGATGTACGGCACGGCGTCGGCGGGTTCGGCCTGGCTGCTCCTCGAACTGGAGGGTGGCTGGGGACCGTCGGCCTTCCTGCAGTCCCCCGGCAGCATCGACCCGGAGCTGGGCCGCGCCGTCGTGCGCCGCGCCGAATCCGCGGGCATGCGCATCGCGGCGATCCGCCGCCACGGTCGCCGCTCCTCGTCACCGCGCTGGCGGTGGTTCGTCGCGAAATCCGATGTCGGCGCGCACGCACTGTTTCACGGGGAGGTCGACGATGCCCGGGACTACCTCGACATCGACCTCGGCGGCCGCGACGGCACGGCGATCGACGGTCCGCTCGTCGCCGTGTGCGCGCACGGACGGCACGACCAGTGTTGCGCGGTGCGCGGCCGTGGGGCCGTGGCCGCGATCGCCGCCGCATATCCCGAATCGACGTGGGAATGCTCACATCTGGGCGGCGACCGGTTCGCCGCCACGATGCTGATCCTCCCGGAAGGACTCTGCTACGGCCGTGTCGACAGCGCCGACGCCGCCGAGCTGGTCCGGCTCTACTGCGACGGAAAGCTCGACGACCGCTTCCTGCGCGGCCGCACATCGCTGCCGCACGCCGTGCAGGCCGCGCAGCACTTCGCACGAGTTGCCAACGGCGACAACCGCATCGAAGCCCTGCCGCCGGTGTCGCTGACCGGCGGCACCGACGAGATCGCGGTGGTGCTGGCGACCGGGTCGGGCACCGTCGAGGTGATCCTCGAGGTGGGGATGTCCGAACCGCTGTTCTCCCAGTGCCGGGCCACCACTGCGGGACCGGTGCGCACCTTCAGGTTGCGTTCGATACGCGGCATGTAATGGCGAAAGCTGGGAACCCCGCCGAGGTGACCAACGACCGCAACTTCGTAGAGAAACGCTTCAATCAACCCGGCGAGTACCGCGCCGCGGTGACCTACGCGCTGGTCGTCGTGGCGGTGGCCGGGCTCGCTTTCGCCGTCTACGCGTTCGGGCCGCGTGACTCGGTGTTCAGCGCCGCCCTGGTGCCGGCGTTCCTGTTCCTCGGCGGCGTCGGCGCACTGATCCGCGCCTACCGCGAGTGGAAGGCCCAGCGGGGGTGGACCGCCTGGCAGGGTGCGGGCTGGTTCCTGCTGCTACTGATGCTGGTGGCACTCGCGCTGCCCGGTTCGGCGGCGTTCGCGGGTTAGGGCAGGATCGCGTCGACGTAGCCGCCGTCCACCCGCAGCGCACCGCCGGTCGTCGCCGACGCCAGCGGCGACGCCAGATACACGACCATGTTCGCGACCTCCTCGGGTTCGATCAGCCGCTGGATCAGCGACTGCGGACGATGCCTGCGGATGAACTCGCGCTGCGCCTCGTCCCACGGCAGTGCCGGGTCGACCAGCTGGTAGACGAACTCCTCGACGCCCGCGGTGTGCGTGGGGCCCGCGATCACGGAGTTCACGGTCACGCCGGTGCCGGCGGCGCTCTTGGCGAACCCGCGTGATAGGGCCAGCAGCGCGGTCTTGGAGACGCCGTAGTGGATCATCTCCTCCGGGATCACCACCGCCGAGTCGCTGGCGATCTGCAGCACCCGGCCCCAGTGCCGCTGCGTCATCCCGGGCAGGTAGAGGCGGATCAGCCGCGCCGCGGCCAGCACGTTGACGTCGAAGAACCGCCGCCACTGCTCGTCGCTGATCTCGAAGGCGGGGGCGGCGCCGAAGATCCCGAGGTTGTTGACGAGGATGTCCACGGCGGGAACGGCGTCGAAGAGCGCCTGCGCCCCGTCGTCGGTCGCGACGTCGGCGGCGACACCGAACGCGTCGCCCTCGATCGTCGCGACGGCCTCGTCGACCCGGTCCTGGCTGCGGCCGTTCACGACGACGCGCGCCCCCGCCGACGCGAGGCCGGTCGCGATGGCCAGCCCGATGCCCTGCGTGGAGCCGGTGACCAGCGCGGTCTTTCCGTTCAGATCGATGTTCACGCTGGGGTACTACGACCTGCGGGCGCCGACTATTCCGCCCGGGCGGGCTTCAGGACTCGGGGATCTCCATCTCGCGCAACTCGCGCTTGAGGATCTTCCCGGTCGGGTTGCGCGGAAGCTCGTCGATGAAGACCACCTCACGCGGAACCTTGTAGCGAGCGAGGTTTTCCCGCACGTAGGTCTTGATGCCGTCCTCGTCGATCGTGGCGCCCTCGGCTTTGACCACGAAGCAGCGCAGCCGGTGCCCCCACTCCTTGTCCTCGACGCCGATCGCGGTGGCCTCCACCACTTCCGGATGGCCGCTGACGAGGTCCTCGATCTCGGCGGGGAACACGTTCTCGCCGCCGGAGACGATCATCTCGTCGTCGCGACCGCTGACGTAGAGCAGATCGTGCTCGTCGAAATAGCCGACATCACCGGAGGACAGCAGCCCGTCGATGATCTGTTTCCCGCCACCACCGGTGTAGCCCTCGAACGGGAAGAAGGTGCCGACGAAGATCCGGCCCACCTCGCCGCGCGGCACCTCGTTGCCGTTGTCGTCGAGGATCTTGACCTTCATCCCCTTGACGACCGGGCCGACCGTGGCCGGGTTGATCGAAAGATGTTGCGGCCCGGCGATTGTCGCGAACGACACCTCGGTGGAGCCGTACAGGTTGTAGACGACCGGGCCGAGTTCCTTCAGCGCCCTGGTGGCCAGTTCGGCGCCGAGCTGGCTGCCCGAGACGAACACGATGCGCAGCGACGACAGGTTCGGCTTCGGCGAGGTTTTGTCGAGTTCGTCGAGGATGCGCGACAGCATCACGGGCACCACGACGATCGCGGTGGCCTGGTGCTTCTCGATGTCGGCGAGCACCGTCGCCGGCTTGAACCGTCTGCGCAGCACCAGCGTGGTGCCCAGCATCATCGCGATCGTCGCGTGCAGGAACCCCAGCGCGTGGAACATCGGCGCGGGCAGCGACGTGACCTCACCGGACTTGAACGGCACCGAGGACAGCACGCCGCCGATCGGCGCCAGCGACGGCGGGGCACTGCGATTGGCGCCCTTCGGCGTTCCGGTGGTGCCGCTGGTCAGGATGATGACCGACGAATGCTTGGTCACCTTCGGCGGCGGCGTCGAATCGGTGCGCGCGACGAGTTCCTCGAGGGTCTCGTCGGTGCTGCCCGACGACTCCTCCTTATCCGGGTTGACGCCGAGGGAGCGCAGCTTGCCGAGTTCGGGTTCGGCGGCCGAGACGGCCTTGGTGTACTCGTCGTCGTAGATGATCAGCTTCGCGCCTTCGCGCTCTGAGACCTCTTTGATCTGCGGCCCGGAGAACTCGCTGTTGAGCAGGATGATGCGGGCACCCGTCTTGCCCGCGGCGTACACCGAGACCAGGAACCAGCGGTGGTTGCGCGCCAGGATCGCGACCCCGTCCCCGCCCTTGACGCCCTTGGCGATCAACCCGTTGGCGACCGCGTTGGCGGCGTTCTCCATCTCGGCGAACGTCATCTCACCGAAGTCGTCGATCACCGCCGCGCGATTCGGGTAGCGGCGCGCGTTCAGCGCGGGAATCATCCCGAACTCACCCCAGCGCACCATGTCTGCGACGAACGCGGCGATGTCCTGCGGTGGTTCGAGCTTGAGCGCACCGGCCTCGAACATCTTGCGGGCGTAGTGCAGTTCGGCGGTGCCGCGGTCGACATATTTGCCGACCGTCTTCCCCAACGTCTGCTGAACTGTGGCGAGCGCCTGCAACGGAAGATCGCTGAGCTTCGACATGCGTCAACCTTATGTGACGCCGGTCGCACCGCGGATTGGAACCTACGATGAGGAAATGGCCGCCCGCGAGTCCTTCGAGATCGGCGGTCAGGCGGTGCCGATCACCCATCCGGACAAGGTGGTGTTCGGCGATCTCGGGGTCACCAAGCTCGATCTGATCGAGTACTACGCCGCGGTCGCCGACGGCGCGTTGCGCGGGGTCCGGGACCGCCCGATGATCCTCAAACGGTTCGTCAAGGGCATCGGGGAAGAGGCGGTGTTCCAGAAGCGCGCTCCGGAAAAACGCCCCGACTTCGTCGACGTCGCCGAGCTCAAATACGCGCGCGGCACCTCCGCCAAGGAAGCGGTCCTGCACGATGCGGCGGGGCTGGTGTGGGCGGTGAACCTGGGCTGCGTGGACCTCAACCCGCACCCGGTGCGGGCCGACGACCTGGACCATCCCGACGAGTTGCGTGTCGACCTGGACCCGATGCCGGGGGTCGGGTGGCGCCAGATCCTCGACGTCGCGTTCGTCGCGCGTGAGGTCCTCGAAGACCACGGGCTGGTCGCCTGGCCCAAGACGTCGGGGTCGCGCGGCTTCCACATCTATGCCCGAATCCACCGGCACTGGCCGTTCAAGCAGGTGCGGCTGGCGGCCGAGGCGGTCGCGCGCGAGGTGGAGCGGCGGGCCCCGGAGTCGGCGACGGCGCGCTGGTGGAAAGAGGAACGCCACGGCGTGTTCGTCGACTTCAACCAGAACGCCAAGGATCGCACGGTCGCGTCGGCGTATTCGGTGCGCGCCACGCCGGACGCGCGGGTGTCGACCCCGCTGTTCTGGGACGAGGTCGCCGGCTGCCGACCCGAGGATTTCACGCTGCACACCGTGCCTGCCCGGTTCGCCGAGCTGGGCGACCCGTGGGAGGGGATGGACGACTCCCCCGGCGGCCTGGAGGCGCTGCTGGAGCTCGCAGAGCGGCTCGGCCCGCCCGAGAAGGCCCCGAAGGGCGCCAACAGGTCCGTCGACGGACGGCGGGCGTCGGTGATGCCGCTGATCGAGATCGCGCGGACCAAGACGAAGGACGAGGCGCTGGCCGCGCTGGCGCAGTGGCGTGAGAAGTACCCGGCCGCATCCGAGAATCTGCAGCCCGCAGATGTTCTCGTCGACGGGATGCGGGGCCCGAGTTCGATCTGGTACCGGATCCGGATCAACCTGCAGCACGTCGCCGAGGATCAGCGGCCGCCGCAGGAGGATCTGCTGGCCGACTACAACCCGTGGGCCGGCTACACCGGCGCCCAGGTGCAACGCCCGGATTGAGCCGGCGCTAAGTTACCGGCGAGTTTGCTGACCGGTGCCGCTCCAGGTTCTTACCGAAGTATTAGTCCTTACACCCAGCGGCCTTAAATTGGCTCACTACCTTGATCTATGTGTCGCCCAACCGGCGAGACCTGAGAGCACTGGATCGAAGGGGGCTGCGATGTACGGCAATCCGACGTTTCACTGCGACGGCGCTGACATTCGGGCGCACTGTCGGCAGTTGGCCACCGTCGTGAAGGTCGCGGGTCGTCTCGACAGCACCAACGTCGAACGCGCCGGCCGCTACCTCGACCGGTTCATCATTCCCGAGAAGCCCTTCGTCCTCGACCTCGGTGACGTCGATTCCTTTAGCGAGGAAGCAATTTCACTGCTGTTCGTCGTCGACGACCTCTGCACCGCCGCCGGTGAGGAGTGGTCGCTGATCGCCAGCCGCGCGGTCGAGCAGACACTCCGCGACGCCGGGATCGAGTTCCCGGCGGCCGGCTCGGTCCCCGAGGCGCTCAACCATTTCGCCGATGCGATGGTCGCGCGCCGCCGTCTCCTCCCCCTGCTCACCAAGACTGCGTAAGGATCACTGTGTTACTCGATGTCAGGTGGCTCCGATTCCTCCTCCAGCGCCGTCACAGGGCGCACCATCACCATTTGGCGCTGACGGCCCACTAGGCCGGTTGCACGCACCTGCCTGACGGGCACTGGCTAATGTGCTCGTATGGGCACTGACGCCGCTGCCGACCGGGTCGCCGATGCCGCGCGACGGGTGGTCGCCGAGCACGATCCGAAGTCGGTTCCGATTCCCGAGTTCCTCGGCGCCTGTTTCGACGCCGGCCTGTCCTGGGTGCATTTCCCCGAGGGTTTCGGCGGCCTCGGCGTCTCCCGTGGGCTGCAGGCCGTCGCCGACCGGATCCTGCAAGGCGCCGGCGGCCCGGTGCCGCTGGGCCTGAACCCGATGGGGTACGGGATGGCCGCCCCCACGGTGCGCGAGCACGCCCAGACCGACGACGTCCGAAAGCGGCTGCTGCGACCGCTGGCCACCACCGAGGACATCTGGTGTCAGCTGTTCTCCGAACCCGGCGCGGGTTCGGACCTCGCCGGGCTGGCGACCTCGGCGGTGCCCGACGGCGACACGTGGATCGTCAACGGCCAGAAGGTCTGGACCAGCCTGGCCCAGCGCGCCAAATGGGGTCTGCTGCTCGCGCGAACCGATCCGAACATGCCCAAGCACAAGGGGCTGACCTACTTCGTCATCGACATGCACGGCGAGGGCGTCGAGACGCGTCCGCTGCGGCAGATGACCGGGCACGCGGAGTTCAACGAGGTCTACATCACCGACGCCCGGATCCCGGACGCGTTCCGGCTCGGCGCGGTCGGCGACGGTTGGCGGGTCGCGATGACGACCCTGATGAACGAGCGCAGCGCGCTCGGCGGCAGCGGCAGCAGACGCGGCGCCGGCACCATCTCGGATGCGGTCGCGCTGTGGGCGTCGCGCCCGGATCTGCACACCCCCGTGTTGCGCGACCGGCTCAGCGCACTGTGGCTGCGCTCGGAGGCCCAGCGCCTCACCTCCGAACGGTCCCGCGCGGCGGCGACGGTCGGCGGCCCGGGACCGGAGGGCTCGATCGGCAAGCTCGTCGGCGCCGAACTCAATCAGCACATCTACGAGTTCTGTATGGACCTGCTCGGCCCCGAGGGGCTTCTGTACGACGGGTACGGCAAGGGCGACCGCGACGGGGATGCCGCCGACTGGCGCGGTCCGGTGCAGCAGCGTTTCCTGCGCAGCCGCGCCAACACGATCGAAGGAGGAACGTCGGAGGTGATGCGCAACATCCTCGGCGAACGTGTCCTGGGTCTGCCGGGTGATCTGAGGGCGGATGCGGGGATTGCGTGGAAGGAGATCCCGCGTGGCTGAGGAGCTTGCGGATCAGCCCAAAGGCACAGCTGAGGAGCTTGCGGAGCTTGCGGGCGCTGAGTGGGTGTTCACCGACGAGCAGAACCAGCTGCGCGCGGCGGTGCGCGCGTTCTGCGCCGACCACGCCGACGAGACCGCGGTGCGCGAGGCGATGGAGTCCGATCCGCCGTTCGACGCGAAGGTCTGGCGCCGGCTCGGCGCCGAGCTGGGCGTGTTCGGGATGGCAGTTCCCGAGTCCGCCGGCGGCGCCGGTGGCAATCTGGTCGATCAGGCCGTCGCGGTCGAGCAGCTCGGCGCCGCGCTGGCGTGCGGTCCGCTGTTCGGCACGGTCTATCTCGCGATCCCGGCGCTGGTCGCGGCCTCCGGGGGCGCGGAGCTGCTGGAACCGCTGATCGAGGGCACCCGCACCGCGGCGTTCGTCGTCCACGACGACGCGGGAGCGTTCGACCCGGCGACCGTCGCGGTCCAGGCGACCCGGGCAGATCAGGGCTGGGCACTGTCCGGCACGGTCGAGCGGGTGGTCGACGCCGGTGCCGCCGACGTCCTGCTGGTCGCCGCGAACACGCCCGACGGCGTCGGCCTGTTCGCGGTCGACACCGAAGCCTCTGGGCTGCAACGTATTCCACTGACCACGCTCGATCTGACCCGCCCCCAGGCCACGGTCGTGCTGACCGATGCCGCGGCGGAGCTGATCGCGGGCCCCGACGAAGCCGAGCGCGTCATCACCCACGCCCTTCAGGTGGGTGCCGCGCTGCTGGCGGTCGAACAAGTCGGCGCCGCAGCGCATCTGCTCGACCTGACCGTGGACTACGCGAAGAAGCGGCTGCAGTTCGGCAGACCGATCGGCTCCTTCCAGGCCGTCAAGCATCGCCTGGCCGACGACCTCGTCGCCCTCGAGCACGCTCGTTCGACGGCGTACCACGCGATCTGGGCGCTCGCGAACGGCTCCGATGACCCGGCGCTGGCGGTCAGCATCGCGCAGGCGATCTGCTCGGATGCGTTCGTCCGGGTTGCGACGGACACGATCCAGGTCCACGGTGGTATCGGATTCACCTGGGAGCACCAGGCCCACCTGTACTACAAGCGGGCCTACACCGACGCGGCACTGCTGGGCAGCGCCGAGCAGCACCGGTCCCGGGTGGCCGAATTCGTGCTCGATGCCGCGCCCGAGAAGAACCCCCCGCCCGTCGCGACCGGTACGCCCAGCTGAGAGGGAATCCCATGCTGTCCAAGATCACTGCGCGACAACGGTTCTCGCGCTACCTCGGTGCCGCGGCGCTCACCGCGGCCGTCGCCGCGCCGGTGGCTGCCGCGCTGGCGGCGTCCCCTTCCGTGTCGACCGCACAGTGCCCACCGGGCCAGACCGGGGTGATCTACGGCTGCGCGCCGTTCTGTGTGGAGGGCAAGTACCTGGACACCCAGACCGGGCTGTGCATGCCGATCGCGCCGCCCCCTCCGCCGCCCGCCCCGCGCTTCTAGGAACACCTTGTGAACTCAGTGGACCGCTTCTTCGAAATCACGGCCCGCCAGTCGACGCTGGGCACCGAGATCCGCGGTGGTGTCGTCACGTTCATCGCGATGGCCTACATCATCGTGCTGAACCCGATCATCCTGTCGAGTTCGCCCGACGTCACGGGCGCCCAACTCGACTTCGCGCAGGTGTCGGCGACGACGTCGCTGGCCGCGGGCGTGATGACGATCCTGTTCGGCCTGATCGCGCGGTTGCCGTTCGCGCTGGCCGCGGGGCTGGGCATCAACTCCTTCCTGGCCACCACCGTCGTCGGCGACCTCACCTGGGCCGAGGCGATGGGCCTGGTGGTCATCAACGGCCTGATCATCGTGCTGCTGGCCGTCACGGGTCTGCGCCGGCTGGTGTTCGACGCGGTGCCGATGCAGCTCAAGCTCGCGATCACCGCCGGTATCGGGCTGTTCATCCTGTTCATCGGGCTGGTGGACGCGGGGTTCATCGGCTCCACCGGCCGGCCGTCTCCGCCGGTCGGTCTCGGTGCGGGCGGGCTCGGATCGATCAGCACCGTGCCCACCCTGGTGTTCGTGCTGACCCTGGTCCTGACCGGATTCCTGGTCGTGCGCAGGGTTCGCGGCGGAATCCTCATCGGCCTGGTGGCCGGCACTGTCGTCGCGGTGGTCATCGAGGCGATCTGGCACCTCGGATCGGCCGTCGACAATCCCGGCGGATGGAGCCTGTCGGTGCCGACGCTGTCGGGTTCGCCGTTCGCGCTGCCCGACCTGTCCCTGGTCGGTGAGTTCAGCCTGAACAGCTTCAGCCGTATCGGTGTGCTCGCCGCGGTGATGCTGATCTTCACGCTGGTGTTCGCGAACTTCTTCGACGCGATGGGCACCATGACCGGTCTGTCCCGGGAGGCGGGCCTGTCCGACGAGAAGGGCACGTTCCCCCGGTTGAAATCGGCGCTGATCGTCGAGGGCGCCGGCGCCGTGGTCGGCGGTGCGACGTCGTCGTCGTCGAACACCGTGTTCATCGAGTCCGGCGCGGGCATCGAGGAGGGCGCCCGCACCGGTCTGGCCAACGTCGTGGCCGGCGTGCTGTTCCTGGCCGCGATGTTCATCAGCCCGCTCGCGTCGATCGTGCCGACCGAGGTGGCCGCCGCGGCGCTGGTGATCGTCGGCGCGATGATGGTCTCGCAGTTGCGCCACATCGACCTGACCGAGTTCTCCATCGCGCTGCCGGTGGTGCTGACGGTCGCGGTGATGCCGTTCAGCTATTCGATCGCCAACGGCATCGGCGTCGGCTTCATCGCCTGGGTGCTGATGCGCACCGCGGCCGGGAAGGCCAAGGAGATCAGCCCGCTGCTGTGGGTGGTGGCGGCGGGCTTCGCGATCTACTTCGCCCGCACCCCGCTGGAGTCCCTGTTCGGCGTGTGACCGGGGTCAGTACACGTCGCGCAGGTAGCGCCGCGTGGTGATCAGATCGTTGACGTAGGCATGTGCCGCATCCGTGGAGAATCCGCCCGCGGTGCGGATCACCTCGTGCAGGGTCCGGTGCACGTCCTTGGCCATACGCTCGGCGTCGCCGCATACGTAGACGTGGGCGCCGTCCTGCAGCCAGGCGTACAACTCGACCGCGTGGGACATCATGTGGTGCTGCACATAGTTTTTGGGTCCTTGCGGGCCCAGGTCGCGGGAGAAGGCGCAGTTCAGCCGTGTCAGCACGCCCGCCTTCGCGAAGCCGTCGAGGTCGTCTCGGTACAGGAAGTCGCGGTCGCGGTGGCGGCCGCCGTAGAACAGCCACGACGCCCCGGTCGCCCCGACCGCCTGGCGTTCCTGCAGGAAGGCCCGGAACGGCGCGATGCCGGTGCCCGGCCCGATCATGACGATCGGTGTGTCCGGCGCCGGGAGCCGGAAGGTGTCGTTGGGCGCCAGGTGAATTCGGACCCCGGCGGCACGACTGGCCAGGTACCCGGAGGCCGCGCCGCGGTGCGCGCGGCCGCGGGCCTGGTACTCGACGGTTGCCACGGTCAGGTGGATGCGATCGGGGTGCACGAGTGGGCTGGACGCGATCGAGTAGTCGCGATGCTGCAGGGGCCGAAGCGCCGGAATCACCTCGTCGACGGTGAGGTCGGCGAGATCCAGAAGATCCAGTACGTCACGGCCGAACAGCCAGTTGGTCAACGTCTCGGAGTCACCGCTGCCCAGGGTCGCCCGTGCCTGCGCGTCGCGGGTGCGCGACGCGACCAGCGTCTGTAACGCACCCGAGGGAATGCGCAGTTCGAGCTGCTCGGTCAGCAGCACGCCGAGTGGTTGATCATGTTGGGGCACAACGTCATCGGCATCAGCCCCGAGCCTTTCCAGGACGGCGTCGACGAGGCCGGGGTCGTTGACCGGATGTATCCCCAGCGAGTCGCCGGACCGATAGCTGATTCCGCTGTCGGCGAGGTCGATCTCGTAGTGGCGCACCGACTTCCCGGACCCCGGCGGGGTCAACTCCCGATTCACGGCCAGTCGTGCAGGAAACGGGTTGCGGCGGTTCCATGGCGAATCAGGTGCCATCTCGGTCGGGACGGCCACGGCATCGCCGGCGGGCGTTGTCAGCGCAGCCAGCCGGGTGACCACTTCGGCGGTCCACGCTTCCGACGGTTCCTCGAAGTCGAGGTCGCAGTCCACCCGGTCGAGCAACCGCGTGGCGCCCAACTGTTCGAGTCGTGCGTCGACGAGCTTGCCCGCGTTGTTGAAGTACGGATAGAAACTGTCGCCGAGCCCGCAGACCGCGAAGGTCAGGTGCTCGAGACGCTCGGCATCGTCGCTGTCGAGTGCCTCCCAGAACACCTCGGCGTCGTAGGGCAGCTCGCCGTCGCCGTAGGTGGCGGTGACGACGACGAAGTGCGTCGCCGCCTTCAGCGACTCCATGTCGAGGTCGTTGAGGTACTGCGGTTCGACCTCGATGCCGACACTCGCGGCGGCCTGCGCGAACTTCTTGGCCACCATCGCGGAATTGCCGGTTTCCGTGGCGAAACCGAGCACCAACGACAATGACCGCTGTTCCGGCACCGAGACACACCCCTTCAAGTAAGGACACCCTTAGTTCGAAGGGACCTTAATCTCCGGGGCCGTGTCTGTGGGGGTTCCCTATTCGCCCGTGGGCCGCAGGGCGGCCACTCCGGTGATCACCGCGCGAAGCTGGCGGACGATGTCGTCCGAGGTCAGCGGCTCGGCAGAGTCGCTGGCGAAGGCCAGGATGCGGCCGCCGAGATAACTCAGCACGACCGAGATCTGCTCGTCGAGCAGCGTGCGGTCCAGCGGTCCGTGCTCGCGCTGGGCGGCGATGACGAGGCGTTCGACGATCCCGCGGAAGCTCTCCCCCATCTGCGCGAAGTTCTCCGACAGCACCGGGTCGCCGCGGGCGAGCAGCGACAGTTCCAGCCGGGCGCGGGTCCGCGACAGTTGCGGCTCGTCGCGAATCGAC carries:
- the ligD gene encoding non-homologous end-joining DNA ligase — translated: MAARESFEIGGQAVPITHPDKVVFGDLGVTKLDLIEYYAAVADGALRGVRDRPMILKRFVKGIGEEAVFQKRAPEKRPDFVDVAELKYARGTSAKEAVLHDAAGLVWAVNLGCVDLNPHPVRADDLDHPDELRVDLDPMPGVGWRQILDVAFVAREVLEDHGLVAWPKTSGSRGFHIYARIHRHWPFKQVRLAAEAVAREVERRAPESATARWWKEERHGVFVDFNQNAKDRTVASAYSVRATPDARVSTPLFWDEVAGCRPEDFTLHTVPARFAELGDPWEGMDDSPGGLEALLELAERLGPPEKAPKGANRSVDGRRASVMPLIEIARTKTKDEALAALAQWREKYPAASENLQPADVLVDGMRGPSSIWYRIRINLQHVAEDQRPPQEDLLADYNPWAGYTGAQVQRPD
- the fadD2 gene encoding long-chain-fatty-acid--CoA ligase FadD2, whose amino-acid sequence is MSKLSDLPLQALATVQQTLGKTVGKYVDRGTAELHYARKMFEAGALKLEPPQDIAAFVADMVRWGEFGMIPALNARRYPNRAAVIDDFGEMTFAEMENAANAVANGLIAKGVKGGDGVAILARNHRWFLVSVYAAGKTGARIILLNSEFSGPQIKEVSEREGAKLIIYDDEYTKAVSAAEPELGKLRSLGVNPDKEESSGSTDETLEELVARTDSTPPPKVTKHSSVIILTSGTTGTPKGANRSAPPSLAPIGGVLSSVPFKSGEVTSLPAPMFHALGFLHATIAMMLGTTLVLRRRFKPATVLADIEKHQATAIVVVPVMLSRILDELDKTSPKPNLSSLRIVFVSGSQLGAELATRALKELGPVVYNLYGSTEVSFATIAGPQHLSINPATVGPVVKGMKVKILDDNGNEVPRGEVGRIFVGTFFPFEGYTGGGGKQIIDGLLSSGDVGYFDEHDLLYVSGRDDEMIVSGGENVFPAEIEDLVSGHPEVVEATAIGVEDKEWGHRLRCFVVKAEGATIDEDGIKTYVRENLARYKVPREVVFIDELPRNPTGKILKRELREMEIPES
- a CDS encoding acyl-CoA dehydrogenase family protein, translated to MGTDAAADRVADAARRVVAEHDPKSVPIPEFLGACFDAGLSWVHFPEGFGGLGVSRGLQAVADRILQGAGGPVPLGLNPMGYGMAAPTVREHAQTDDVRKRLLRPLATTEDIWCQLFSEPGAGSDLAGLATSAVPDGDTWIVNGQKVWTSLAQRAKWGLLLARTDPNMPKHKGLTYFVIDMHGEGVETRPLRQMTGHAEFNEVYITDARIPDAFRLGAVGDGWRVAMTTLMNERSALGGSGSRRGAGTISDAVALWASRPDLHTPVLRDRLSALWLRSEAQRLTSERSRAAATVGGPGPEGSIGKLVGAELNQHIYEFCMDLLGPEGLLYDGYGKGDRDGDAADWRGPVQQRFLRSRANTIEGGTSEVMRNILGERVLGLPGDLRADAGIAWKEIPRG
- a CDS encoding sucrase ferredoxin, encoding MTAAKRAPCSDQSLARDEPMYGTASAGSAWLLLELEGGWGPSAFLQSPGSIDPELGRAVVRRAESAGMRIAAIRRHGRRSSSPRWRWFVAKSDVGAHALFHGEVDDARDYLDIDLGGRDGTAIDGPLVAVCAHGRHDQCCAVRGRGAVAAIAAAYPESTWECSHLGGDRFAATMLILPEGLCYGRVDSADAAELVRLYCDGKLDDRFLRGRTSLPHAVQAAQHFARVANGDNRIEALPPVSLTGGTDEIAVVLATGSGTVEVILEVGMSEPLFSQCRATTAGPVRTFRLRSIRGM
- a CDS encoding cupin domain-containing protein codes for the protein MLSRCIGIDPEVFAAEYWGRKPLLSSADALPRDFGDLLSPAMVDELIAERGVRAPFIRLAKEGQVLAKDSYLGPAGFGAEITDQVDSAKVLTQLAAGATVVLQGLHRLWPPLIDFTHRAVADIGHPVQANAYITPPDNRGFDFHYDVHDVFVLQVSGTKRWVVHEPVHLHPLPDQPWTLFREQIAQRVTTEPVIDTVLTKGDALYLPRGWIHAAQAMDTTSIHLTIGVSATTGIDVARAVLDELARTDEFRVPLPLGIDPASDDHTAALAAKVIAALVTHLRDDAATLSASAAERLKKRHADRTRPEEIRPLATLRATEQAATVRVRLRRGLDTTVRHDADGRVSVAVSGKTVTFPAPCAAALDDVLTGRVLGADDVAGLDSADGAVLIRRLLREGIVVPVVPVVPAT
- a CDS encoding STAS domain-containing protein, which gives rise to MYGNPTFHCDGADIRAHCRQLATVVKVAGRLDSTNVERAGRYLDRFIIPEKPFVLDLGDVDSFSEEAISLLFVVDDLCTAAGEEWSLIASRAVEQTLRDAGIEFPAAGSVPEALNHFADAMVARRRLLPLLTKTA
- a CDS encoding SDR family NAD(P)-dependent oxidoreductase is translated as MNIDLNGKTALVTGSTQGIGLAIATGLASAGARVVVNGRSQDRVDEAVATIEGDAFGVAADVATDDGAQALFDAVPAVDILVNNLGIFGAAPAFEISDEQWRRFFDVNVLAAARLIRLYLPGMTQRHWGRVLQIASDSAVVIPEEMIHYGVSKTALLALSRGFAKSAAGTGVTVNSVIAGPTHTAGVEEFVYQLVDPALPWDEAQREFIRRHRPQSLIQRLIEPEEVANMVVYLASPLASATTGGALRVDGGYVDAILP